A region from the Desulfomarina profundi genome encodes:
- a CDS encoding helix-turn-helix domain-containing protein — MLPNLLTPNEMQAQLARRCKTLRLTAGYKRATLANRSGVSEGSLKRFEDIGEISLKNLLRLAHALGRLPEFAPLFQPPEAESLAELKSTAEKPVPKRGRI, encoded by the coding sequence ATGCTGCCAAATCTCCTTACACCCAATGAAATGCAGGCGCAGTTGGCCCGGCGTTGCAAAACCCTGCGCCTTACCGCCGGTTATAAACGGGCCACCCTGGCCAACCGCTCCGGGGTCAGCGAAGGATCGTTAAAACGTTTTGAGGATATTGGTGAAATCTCACTGAAAAACCTCTTGCGCCTTGCCCATGCCCTTGGACGTCTTCCGGAATTTGCTCCCCTTTTTCAACCACCCGAGGCCGAAAGCCTTGCCGAATTAAAATCAACCGCAGAAAAACCGGTGCCGAAACGAGGCAGGATCTGA
- a CDS encoding HipA N-terminal domain-containing protein, whose product MATGYREIEVFFTQSPKLSSPVGMLAEKDGSIFFEYDQQWLTRGLELSPFTLPLQAGLIRHRDFRFGPVFGLFDDSLPDGWGLLLMDRFFRSRGLIRSRFPYLTGCFILAAEPWVRLRIILRITEKMIPGSPG is encoded by the coding sequence ATGGCAACCGGATACCGTGAAATAGAGGTATTTTTTACTCAAAGCCCGAAATTATCTTCACCGGTGGGGATGTTAGCCGAAAAAGACGGCTCGATCTTTTTCGAATATGATCAGCAATGGCTTACCCGCGGGCTGGAGTTATCCCCTTTTACCCTGCCGCTGCAAGCTGGGCTTATCCGGCACCGGGATTTTCGATTCGGACCTGTTTTCGGCCTGTTTGATGATTCCCTGCCGGATGGGTGGGGGCTGCTGCTGATGGATCGTTTTTTTCGCAGCCGGGGGTTGATCCGCTCACGGTTTCCATACTTGACAGGCTGCTTTATCTTGGCAGCAGAACCATGGGTGCGCTTACGTATCATCCTGCGGATCACAGAGAAAATGATACCTGGTTCCCCGGGTTGA
- a CDS encoding type II toxin-antitoxin system HipA family toxin gives MGALTYHPADHRENDTWFPGLNNLAEEARQVYAGKSEDILPQLIRAGGSPGGARPKVLVGYHPDTGEMVSGEGEIPPGFEHWIVKFSAREDFDDPGPVEYAYAEMAGAAGIAMEESRLFTVGDNDHFFGVKRFDRQPGNNRRHIHTRHIHTFGNLVHADFRVPGSDYADLFKATSLLTRNYQDLERVYRLMVFNVLAHNRDDHVKNFSFLLDDTTGEWSFAPAYDLTFARGPGGEHTTTVLGEGLRPEKDRMLQLAEQSGIAPRRSSAIFREVAEAVAGWPEFAGRAGVAKATIKEITSFL, from the coding sequence ATGGGTGCGCTTACGTATCATCCTGCGGATCACAGAGAAAATGATACCTGGTTCCCCGGGTTGAATAATCTTGCAGAAGAAGCAAGGCAGGTGTATGCCGGAAAATCTGAAGATATCCTCCCGCAACTTATACGGGCAGGCGGCAGCCCCGGCGGCGCCAGGCCCAAGGTTCTTGTCGGGTATCATCCTGATACCGGGGAAATGGTATCAGGAGAAGGGGAAATTCCTCCCGGCTTTGAGCATTGGATTGTCAAGTTTTCAGCCCGTGAAGATTTTGATGATCCTGGCCCTGTGGAATACGCCTATGCCGAAATGGCAGGGGCCGCAGGCATTGCAATGGAAGAGAGCCGGCTTTTTACTGTTGGTGACAATGACCATTTCTTCGGGGTGAAACGCTTTGACCGGCAGCCGGGGAATAACCGGCGTCATATCCATACGCGTCATATCCATACATTTGGCAATCTTGTTCATGCGGATTTCCGTGTGCCGGGGAGTGATTATGCCGATCTTTTTAAGGCCACCAGCCTGTTGACCCGTAACTACCAGGATCTTGAACGTGTATATCGACTGATGGTCTTCAATGTTCTGGCCCATAACCGTGATGATCATGTGAAAAATTTTTCGTTTCTGCTCGATGATACAACAGGTGAATGGTCGTTTGCGCCGGCCTATGACCTGACCTTTGCCAGGGGGCCGGGAGGAGAACATACAACCACGGTTCTTGGTGAAGGGCTGCGACCGGAAAAAGATCGGATGCTGCAACTGGCAGAACAATCAGGTATCGCCCCCAGGCGATCATCTGCCATTTTCAGGGAAGTGGCAGAGGCTGTTGCCGGATGGCCTGAATTTGCAGGTCGCGCAGGGGTGGCGAAGGCAACAATCAAAGAGATTACATCGTTTCTTTGA